Proteins encoded in a region of the Paenibacillus pedocola genome:
- a CDS encoding glycoside hydrolase family 73 protein, which yields MTNAEFISRIAPYAIADMQRSHIAASLTIAQAALESGWGNSGLTVKANNLFGMKGSGPAGSIAIRTTEYLYGKPLLVTAAFRAYHDWGESVADHSAVLIGGVSWNRGLYSRVIGVNGQTAAREIAAAGYATDPNYAAKLIRIMDTYNLYQFDEVKEDEEMSAEDKQKLANLETELKELQVLLAVHTDRLTAMEGRTVMNVPVWARPAVNAAVAAGLLDTPAGGSYDFYRLLTVLNRAGLLVTGED from the coding sequence ATGACAAATGCCGAATTCATATCCAGAATCGCACCCTATGCAATAGCAGATATGCAGCGCAGCCACATTGCCGCCTCGCTTACGATCGCACAAGCCGCACTGGAATCCGGATGGGGTAACAGCGGTCTGACGGTGAAAGCCAATAACCTTTTTGGAATGAAAGGAAGTGGTCCGGCAGGAAGCATTGCCATCCGGACAACCGAATATTTATACGGTAAACCTTTGCTCGTGACTGCAGCCTTTCGCGCTTACCATGACTGGGGAGAATCTGTAGCGGACCACTCTGCAGTTCTCATCGGGGGGGTCTCCTGGAACCGCGGCCTATACAGCAGGGTAATCGGCGTTAACGGGCAAACAGCCGCCCGTGAGATTGCTGCGGCCGGGTATGCAACAGATCCGAATTACGCTGCCAAGCTGATCCGAATTATGGATACCTATAATTTATACCAATTTGATGAAGTGAAGGAGGATGAAGAGATGTCGGCTGAAGATAAACAGAAGCTTGCGAATCTGGAGACGGAATTAAAAGAGCTGCAAGTTCTTCTTGCCGTTCATACGGACCGCCTTACGGCAATGGAAGGCCGGACAGTGATGAATGTTCCGGTATGGGCACGGCCGGCGGTTAATGCGGCTGTCGCTGCCGGACTGTTGGATACACCTGCCGGTGGAAGCTACGACTTTTATCGTTTGCTCACGGTGCTGAACAGGGCAGGCTTGCTGGTGACAGGGGAGGATTGA
- a CDS encoding holin: protein MNNEVLNNVLAFASVLAVFVMALVQLVKNSVNIPRNLVPAVGLAIGLFVGAVAYPFTDMTLVLRLWAGGLAGLSATGLFELAFNKRDGSTKDK from the coding sequence ATGAACAATGAGGTACTGAATAATGTGCTGGCTTTCGCCTCGGTGTTGGCTGTGTTTGTTATGGCGCTTGTGCAGCTGGTAAAGAACAGTGTGAATATCCCCCGTAATCTTGTTCCGGCCGTAGGTCTGGCAATCGGTTTATTTGTCGGTGCAGTTGCGTACCCTTTTACCGACATGACACTTGTACTCCGTCTGTGGGCAGGCGGGCTGGCCGGTCTATCGGCCACCGGACTCTTTGAACTAGCCTTTAACAAAAGAGACGGATCGACCAAAGACAAATAG
- a CDS encoding sporulation protein YjcZ: MGADCGYGGNVGGANVGPVGPWTSTGAILVLYILLVIILSACFI, from the coding sequence ATGGGTGCAGATTGCGGATACGGCGGTAATGTAGGCGGTGCTAATGTAGGTCCGGTTGGTCCTTGGACATCTACTGGTGCGATCCTGGTTCTTTATATCTTGCTTGTTATTATCTTGAGTGCCTGCTTTATCTAA
- a CDS encoding GNAT family N-acetyltransferase: MYIRKLAADELPPMDLLLTADPSHLKVEAYLKRGECYAVFDEEEIAGVYVLLPTRPDTAELVNVAVAEVHQGKGLGKQLVLHAIQVAAIQGFSTIEVGTGNSSIGQLALYQKCGFRIVAVELDFFTRHYPEVIYENGMICRDMLRLTREL; encoded by the coding sequence ATGTATATTAGGAAGCTGGCTGCTGATGAACTGCCGCCGATGGACCTGCTGCTGACAGCAGATCCATCACACTTAAAAGTAGAGGCCTATCTGAAAAGAGGTGAATGTTATGCAGTATTTGATGAAGAGGAAATTGCCGGTGTTTATGTGTTGCTTCCTACACGCCCTGATACTGCCGAATTGGTAAATGTTGCAGTGGCGGAGGTACATCAGGGGAAAGGACTCGGTAAGCAACTTGTGTTACATGCGATTCAGGTAGCTGCTATACAAGGGTTTAGTACCATCGAAGTAGGAACCGGAAATTCGAGCATTGGTCAGCTGGCACTATATCAGAAATGCGGATTCCGGATTGTAGCTGTGGAGCTGGATTTTTTCACGAGGCATTACCCGGAAGTGATTTATGAGAATGGAATGATATGCAGAGATATGCTGCGTTTGACCCGGGAACTTTGA
- a CDS encoding alpha/beta fold hydrolase, which produces MRKGLSLIMICSLLVLGGLWGSPVVHSAEDIAGFSVNFENLKVPAGVSPFVDGSVIMVPVRPVGEALGYEVTYIKEQNSLLMKSDELEYVYRLGGSTVVTSGKGQLALEGKAVLKDNRIYVPLSFFGALGLITSFDASSFEAAVITPQKYADYVVGLLNAGQYEELWQDLFNTELKRLVSISALQSGWESLDGTYGVYVQLNPVTTMQVKGQTVIQATAEFSKGNLSMIITVDNNARLTGLRFTPAAAPAVERELPEGLTEETVVVGEGTAHPLKGILTLPEHSSGRLPSVVLVHGSGSTDHDETAFAYKPFRDIAWGLAQQGIAVLRYDKRSYTYPKEFMGDEAAASFTVKEETVDDAILAAGLLKLDKRLDPGHVYLAGHSLGGMLAPRIDADGGDFAGLILLAGSPRKLWEIVYDQNMNVIDGLDDSNPLKVQTRSAIDGELMKAKALSSLSTEQAKQAPAVFGIPAFYLQEMQQHDTAELARRLAKPVLVMQGADDFQIFAGTDFPLWKEVLKNNPAAEFKQYPGLNHFFVNYDGAGAGTTAEYNVPDIVDPQVITDMGAWINAQYSH; this is translated from the coding sequence GTGAGAAAAGGGTTATCCCTGATAATGATCTGCAGTCTGCTGGTTCTTGGGGGATTATGGGGTTCACCGGTGGTGCATAGTGCCGAAGATATAGCAGGCTTCAGCGTCAACTTCGAGAACTTGAAGGTACCGGCCGGAGTTAGCCCTTTTGTAGACGGATCTGTTATTATGGTGCCTGTCCGTCCAGTAGGAGAAGCGCTGGGTTATGAGGTCACTTACATAAAAGAACAGAACAGCCTGCTAATGAAGAGTGATGAACTGGAATATGTATACAGGCTGGGAGGAAGTACTGTTGTCACAAGTGGTAAGGGCCAGCTCGCCCTTGAGGGTAAGGCGGTGCTCAAGGATAACCGCATATATGTACCTTTATCCTTCTTTGGAGCGCTGGGTTTAATCACATCTTTTGATGCAAGTTCGTTTGAGGCTGCCGTAATCACCCCTCAGAAATACGCAGACTACGTAGTAGGTTTGCTGAATGCCGGCCAGTATGAGGAACTATGGCAGGACTTGTTCAATACAGAGCTTAAAAGGCTGGTTTCAATCTCTGCACTTCAATCGGGCTGGGAGAGTCTGGACGGTACCTATGGAGTCTATGTTCAATTGAACCCGGTGACTACCATGCAAGTTAAAGGACAAACCGTAATTCAGGCAACGGCGGAATTCTCCAAAGGCAATTTAAGCATGATTATCACTGTGGACAACAATGCCCGGTTAACCGGCTTAAGGTTTACACCTGCTGCTGCACCCGCTGTGGAGCGGGAGCTACCGGAAGGCTTAACCGAAGAGACCGTAGTAGTTGGTGAAGGCACTGCACATCCGTTAAAAGGAATTCTGACACTTCCTGAGCATTCGTCAGGCCGGCTTCCGTCTGTAGTGCTTGTTCATGGATCCGGTTCAACCGATCACGATGAAACGGCTTTTGCCTATAAGCCCTTTCGCGATATCGCATGGGGATTAGCGCAGCAAGGGATTGCTGTCCTACGCTATGACAAGCGTTCGTACACTTATCCCAAAGAGTTTATGGGAGATGAGGCAGCAGCAAGCTTTACTGTAAAAGAAGAAACGGTAGACGATGCCATACTTGCGGCCGGGTTGCTGAAGTTGGATAAACGGCTGGACCCGGGGCATGTGTATCTGGCCGGGCACAGCCTTGGAGGAATGCTGGCTCCAAGAATCGATGCTGACGGCGGTGATTTTGCCGGGTTAATACTGCTGGCAGGATCTCCGCGGAAGCTATGGGAAATTGTGTATGATCAGAACATGAATGTAATCGATGGTCTGGACGATAGTAATCCGCTCAAAGTGCAGACACGCTCGGCAATAGACGGTGAACTCATGAAAGCGAAGGCGCTATCCTCATTAAGCACTGAGCAAGCCAAGCAGGCACCGGCTGTGTTTGGAATCCCGGCGTTCTACCTACAGGAAATGCAGCAGCACGATACGGCGGAGCTGGCACGAAGGCTGGCAAAACCCGTACTCGTAATGCAAGGAGCAGATGATTTTCAGATATTTGCCGGTACAGACTTTCCCCTCTGGAAAGAAGTTCTCAAAAATAATCCTGCGGCTGAGTTTAAGCAGTACCCGGGGTTAAATCACTTTTTTGTCAATTATGACGGGGCCGGAGCCGGAACAACGGCTGAGTATAATGTACCGGACATCGTGGACCCGCAGGTCATTACAGATATGGGAGCATGGATCAACGCACAATACAGTCATTAG
- the cysK gene encoding cysteine synthase A: protein MPKIYKNLTELIGNTPLLELGNYGNAHHVEARLLGKLEYFNPAGSVKDRIGFAMIKDAEAKGLINQNSVLIEPTSGNTGIGLAFAAAALGYRLMIVLPESFSVERRKLLKALGAELILTPASEGMLGAVGKAEELAASIPNSFIPQQFSNPANPQIHRETTAEEIWKDTDGGVDIFVAGVGTGGTVSGVGQILKERKPGVQVIAVEPADSPVLSGGKPGGHQIQGIGANFVPGNFDPAVVDEIVQVKNENAFEAARSLARTEGLLVGISSGAAVHAAVQIAGRPENKGKNIVIILPETGERYLSTPLFENIE from the coding sequence ATGCCGAAAATTTATAAGAACCTTACCGAGTTGATTGGTAATACTCCGCTGCTGGAGCTAGGGAATTACGGTAACGCCCACCATGTGGAAGCCAGGCTGCTAGGCAAACTGGAATATTTTAATCCGGCGGGAAGTGTCAAGGACCGTATTGGTTTTGCGATGATAAAGGATGCAGAAGCCAAAGGGCTGATAAATCAAAACTCGGTCCTGATCGAACCTACCAGCGGGAATACCGGGATTGGTCTTGCTTTTGCCGCTGCGGCGCTGGGCTACCGGCTTATGATTGTGCTTCCGGAATCGTTCAGTGTGGAGAGACGCAAGCTGCTGAAAGCACTCGGTGCAGAGCTGATACTAACCCCGGCATCCGAAGGTATGCTTGGTGCAGTCGGAAAAGCAGAGGAGCTGGCTGCTTCAATCCCGAATTCTTTTATTCCTCAACAGTTCAGTAATCCAGCCAATCCGCAGATTCACCGGGAGACGACTGCAGAAGAAATTTGGAAGGATACGGATGGCGGAGTGGATATTTTCGTGGCTGGAGTCGGTACAGGAGGTACAGTTTCCGGAGTAGGTCAAATATTGAAAGAGAGAAAACCCGGTGTCCAGGTAATCGCTGTTGAACCCGCAGACTCTCCGGTCCTGTCAGGAGGCAAACCGGGTGGACATCAGATTCAAGGCATCGGAGCCAATTTTGTACCTGGAAATTTCGATCCTGCGGTGGTTGATGAAATCGTTCAGGTGAAAAACGAGAATGCCTTTGAAGCAGCGCGCAGCCTTGCCAGAACTGAGGGCTTGCTCGTAGGCATTTCCTCAGGTGCTGCAGTGCATGCTGCGGTGCAAATTGCCGGTCGGCCGGAGAACAAAGGCAAGAATATTGTTATAATTCTGCCGGAAACAGGTGAACGATACTTATCTACTCCGCTGTTTGAAAATATTGAATAG
- a CDS encoding accessory gene regulator ArgB-like protein, with product MLENLAGWIAARIKNVVPEHPASYAVLKFAVSIVLNVILVVGCTLLISVITGKAAEAVLILISFALLRQVSGGVHLRSGLGCVLFTTVLFTALSYVQADILYVQLMNSLSLLLVLLLAPIGIDKQTRIPAKHWPKLKFIAAALVVTNIFIASPVIAGSFMAQAVSLVIVWKKGSGSHRNISAQSRL from the coding sequence ATGCTTGAGAACCTGGCAGGGTGGATCGCGGCAAGAATCAAAAATGTCGTCCCTGAACATCCGGCATCCTATGCAGTCCTGAAATTTGCTGTATCGATTGTGCTCAATGTGATACTTGTTGTAGGATGTACGTTGTTGATCTCAGTGATCACAGGTAAAGCGGCAGAAGCCGTATTGATTCTGATCTCCTTCGCGCTGCTGCGGCAAGTCTCGGGCGGGGTGCATCTCCGATCAGGCTTGGGCTGCGTACTGTTTACAACGGTTTTGTTTACAGCTTTATCCTATGTACAGGCGGATATTTTGTATGTACAGCTAATGAACAGCCTGAGCCTACTGCTCGTTCTTCTGCTTGCACCTATCGGAATTGACAAGCAGACGAGAATACCCGCGAAGCACTGGCCAAAGCTGAAATTCATTGCAGCCGCACTTGTAGTTACGAATATCTTTATTGCATCGCCGGTTATTGCGGGCAGTTTTATGGCCCAGGCTGTGAGTTTAGTAATCGTATGGAAAAAGGGGAGCGGAAGTCATCGGAACATTTCAGCGCAAAGCCGTTTATAA
- a CDS encoding cyclic lactone autoinducer peptide — translation MASVLAFLAVFVVDAVPSVLFVHQPEVPEELLK, via the coding sequence CTGGCGTCGGTTTTAGCCTTCCTGGCTGTTTTTGTAGTAGATGCTGTTCCTAGTGTTCTTTTTGTACATCAGCCGGAGGTTCCGGAAGAATTATTGAAATAG
- a CDS encoding LytTR family transcriptional regulator DNA-binding domain-containing protein gives MSVTRDVKGNSGLSALDITEITYMEFERNLYRIVVHTKDEVFYTVGTLKYWVTTLTSSGYNFVLADRNTLINVSNIIQLDKTFHVAYFGENLKGIEQKCFLSEKGYKEVVKDVKISQPHIQFIELPLW, from the coding sequence ATGTCTGTGACCCGTGATGTGAAAGGTAACAGCGGATTGTCCGCACTCGATATTACCGAAATTACATACATGGAATTCGAAAGAAATCTATATAGAATCGTAGTCCACACGAAGGATGAAGTGTTTTATACAGTCGGCACGCTGAAATATTGGGTAACTACACTTACAAGTTCAGGCTACAATTTTGTCCTGGCAGACCGCAATACCCTGATTAATGTCTCCAACATCATTCAGCTCGACAAAACCTTCCATGTCGCTTATTTCGGGGAGAACCTGAAGGGAATAGAGCAGAAGTGTTTTCTTTCGGAGAAAGGCTATAAGGAAGTCGTCAAAGACGTTAAAATCTCGCAGCCGCATATCCAATTTATTGAACTGCCTTTGTGGTAG